One segment of Caloenas nicobarica isolate bCalNic1 unplaced genomic scaffold, bCalNic1.hap1 Scaffold_83, whole genome shotgun sequence DNA contains the following:
- the LOC136002938 gene encoding LOW QUALITY PROTEIN: E3 ubiquitin-protein ligase RBBP6-like (The sequence of the model RefSeq protein was modified relative to this genomic sequence to represent the inferred CDS: substituted 1 base at 1 genomic stop codon), whose translation MSLVAEEVSEQEQAPDFRRGRSQKEPVSGTSKAIDDSPAPLSLAQLIKTANLAEAKASEEDKIKAMMIQSCWEYNPATYVKKPPPSYTCFRCGKPGHYIKNCPTKGDKTFEPVPRIKKSTGIPRSFLMEVEDPSTRGAMLTSTGKYAIPIINAEAYARGKKEKPPFLPAEPPSSSSNNDPVPEELLCLICKNITTDAVIIPCCGNSYCDECIRTALLESEEHTCPTCHRTDVSPDALVANKFLRQIVNNFRNGTGYTRRVHKQLGQQPPPLVTPPAALVTNAELSRSSSLSISTLSEEKEYQVPAPRQAALPHLLGPQGQSIPTTVIFLCCAFXRSKSPCGALSYPRSSYTHCKSRSGSSCTRSDSRSRSHSRSYSPLLPSPRRGKGKSHNYRSRSRSCGHHHSRSRSPVFRGQARTQRTTPQGEGEREYFNRHTAVPLYGMKAAYGRSVEFQDPFEKQRYREWERNYGEWSGKFDRGCAAGAQPGPPVNRETFSPERFDLPETRREILPYTWGCREDYPGGQRHENSRIAGDGPEKASGREHHGMKNPTNSKEKEVKNPLGDDRASKQRFQGKRRKEDENEGFPNAQLFEGAKKPKSDS comes from the exons AAGTCAAAAGGAGCCAGTGAGCGGAACATCAAAAGCA ATCGATGACTCTCCTGCACCTCTTTCTCTGGCACAGCTTATTAAG ACGGCCAACCTGGCTGAAGCCAAAGCTtctgaagaagataaaataaaagccatgaTGATTCAGTCCTGCTGGGAATACAATCCAGCCAC TTACGTGAAGAAACCTCCACCATCGTACACCTGTTTCCGTTGCGGAAAACCCGGCCACTATATAAAGAACTGCCCGACAAAAGGG GACAAAACTTTTGAGCCTGTTCCCAGGATTAAAAAGAGCACAGGAATTCCCAGGAGTTTCCTGATGGAGGTGGAAGATCCCAGTACAAGGGGTGCGATGCTGACAAGCACCGGAAAATACGCAATACCGATTATTAATGC GGAAGCTTATgcgagagggaagaaggaaaaacctcCATTTTTACCAGCGGAaccgccctcctcctcctcaaacaACGACCCTGTTCCGGAGGAGTTGTTATGTCTCATTTGTAAAAACATTACGACCGATGCCGTCATTATTCCCTGTTGTGGAAACAGTTATTGTGATGAAT GTATCAGGACAGCGTTACTGGAATCTGAGGAACATACATGCCCAACATGTCACCGGACGGATGTTTCTCCTGATGCTTTAGTTGCCAACAAGTTCCTACGCCAG ATTGTGAACAACTTCAGAAACGGAACTGGCTACACAAGAAGGGTCCATAAGCAGCTTGGGCAGCAGCCGCCACCACTCGTgacacctcctgctgctctggtgaCAAACGCGGAACTTTCAAGATCTTCCTCTCTGTCCATCAGCACTTTGTCAGAAGAGAAG GAGTATCAGGTTCCTGCTCCAAGACAAGCAGCTTTACCACATCTCCTGGGCCCCCAAGGACAATCAATCCCCACAACCG ttatttttctgtgttgtgctttttaaagGTCCAAGTCTCCCTGTGGTGCTTTGTCTTACCCTAGAAGTTCGTATACCCACTGCAAGTCACGGTCAGGCTCTTCCTGCACTCGCTCCGACTCTCGATCACGGAGTCATTCTCGTTCCTACTCACCATTGCTGCCATCTCCAAGAAGAGGCAAAGGGAAGAGTCATAACTATCGTTCTAGGTCAAGGTCGTGTGGTCATCACCACTCACGGTCAAGGTCTCCAGTATTTAGAGGCCAGGCTCGCACTCAAAGGACGACACctcaaggggaaggagaaagggagtaTTTTAACAGACACACAGCAGTTCCACTATATGGTATGAAAGCTGCCTATGGCAGATCTGTTGAATTTCAGGAtccatttgaaaagcaaagatacAGAGAATGGGAAAGGAACTATGGAGAATGGTCTGGAAAGTTTgacaggggctgtgctgctggtgctcagccTGGACCTCCAGTGAACAGAGAGACCTTTTCTCCAGAGAGGTTCGATCTACCTGAGACCAGACGAGAGATTTTGCCATATACTTGGGGATGTAGGGAGGATTATCCTGGTGGGCAGCGCCACGAAAATAGTCGTATAGCTGGAGATGGCCCTGAAAAAGCTTCTGGAAGAGAGCACCATGGCATGAAAAATCCAACAAactcaaaagagaaagaggtgaaaaaCCCACTGGGAGATGACAGAGCAAGTAAACAGAGATtccaagggaagagaagaaaagaggatgaGAATGAAGGATTTCCCAATGCTCAGCTGTTTGAaggtgcaaaaaaacccaagagcgACAGTTAG